From Candidatus Pedobacter colombiensis, one genomic window encodes:
- a CDS encoding YD repeat-containing protein — translation MRNNILPLLLLSGSAIGSFAQTAAPTDLYLKTMNSYLSPSPESAQLMKYQDYPVNLFTGTPQVSIPIYTASGKGISIPVTLSYHAAGGVKVDDQATAYGLGFSLICGGEISREMRGGADEGALGTTGYLNKPLKMWEYVQKYNNGMGTYADQQLWVDAMNGTWDVEPDIFYFSFGAYSGKFVYDDVPAKFVCIDESSHLNITFDRSNMPNSAFTIVTDDGNTYIFSARETSRSQVRNVGFSPSIAPAGPEIPTSWKLTKIINADKTDSLMLDYVGQLSSYWTTGANIDYETRSGAFRYPVLSFSNTTIGGQAKLSKIRGTNFSVDFIDETADRQDLPAGNKALSKIVIKNGSNEVQDLFVLHHSYFDRTYPIGPMPVAANSTLITKSLRLDSISEYGNSESNPLPIRHAFSYNQTPMPARLSFAKDWWGYANYNTFEGSLIPPYVTGTNILLAGANRKPNFDRTVAGILTAIRLPTGGTVNYEYEPNTTASPVEQASLPQEQLMTVDQMIQLPEPGSSTIGNMVTKSFTINVPPNATLNNNQGGVIATISCYPNAPNPTPGSNNAVYGTPYYTLSKTSNIPGVAGGSYSGSWQAGGAFGVYLPNGNYTMTYNNNGYIPPTANAAEGEPPGGQFVYFNVSYNVPDPNAPFPNYGLAGVRVKSITTLDPYSKMTQKRRFRYHDPVTDSSYGVYIGNARNSFWEVSQNGQWIVRNGSFNMPGQGNVSNSIVYPKVMEEVSDNGVTYRTEHYYSCRTIPSYPTGFPLAPPLDFATSRGNEEKTVMDKYTGSGFVPAAVKIQKWNDTGVSLSNGTAFSHPIQAMKCSATSYDVALVIQQGFAPPIVGVYDIAIGNRLYLDADSTITYDLNNANNKITEWHDYKYGDYNLQPIVVRSGNSDGSVNIQKNYYATDVPETNTVINANPIAQMVSSNRITMPLGTKQFKDAQLLSQQYSYTRFDGSKLLVDSMRQSLLNSDPETEIKVLQYDDATNPLSIEMRGNKYRKYIWNKAKGLPIATAMVPKGNAAFAFTSFEYPGEYTWTESSRSPYGAFAGNYFYDLHGGPVTCPDFYADGGVDVYVWAAYNGDVKVNNLPMQSTGRTNGSWTLYTRHIDASDTHPFGYFTTLVISGTAFIDNLVALPTGSVFQGNVYDNSNRVTAVVNEQIATSFYEYDAYGRLKSVKDEQGNLIKSTSYQYQGTNN, via the coding sequence ATGAGAAACAACATCTTGCCTTTGCTATTGCTTTCAGGGTCTGCAATAGGAAGTTTTGCCCAGACGGCTGCGCCCACCGATTTGTACCTGAAGACCATGAACAGCTATCTTTCCCCCTCACCGGAGTCGGCGCAGCTGATGAAGTACCAGGACTATCCGGTCAACTTGTTTACAGGGACACCCCAGGTAAGCATACCGATCTATACGGCTTCGGGCAAAGGCATCTCCATTCCGGTCACGCTTTCGTACCATGCAGCCGGTGGCGTGAAGGTGGACGACCAGGCGACGGCATATGGATTAGGCTTTTCTTTAATATGTGGCGGAGAGATCAGCAGGGAAATGCGAGGGGGCGCTGATGAGGGGGCTTTGGGCACCACCGGTTACCTCAACAAACCATTGAAAATGTGGGAATATGTACAAAAGTACAATAATGGAATGGGTACTTATGCAGACCAGCAGCTTTGGGTAGATGCCATGAACGGCACCTGGGATGTAGAACCGGATATCTTCTATTTTTCTTTCGGTGCCTATTCCGGCAAATTTGTATATGATGATGTTCCGGCAAAGTTTGTGTGCATTGATGAGTCATCGCACCTCAATATTACCTTTGACCGGAGCAATATGCCCAATTCGGCATTTACCATTGTAACCGATGATGGCAATACCTATATTTTTTCTGCCAGGGAAACGTCGAGGAGCCAGGTACGCAATGTAGGGTTTTCGCCCAGTATTGCGCCGGCAGGCCCTGAAATACCCACTTCCTGGAAGCTGACTAAAATTATTAATGCCGACAAGACCGATTCGCTGATGCTGGACTATGTGGGGCAGCTGAGCAGCTACTGGACAACAGGCGCCAATATTGATTATGAGACCCGCAGCGGTGCCTTCCGTTATCCGGTATTGTCGTTCAGCAATACCACCATTGGCGGACAGGCAAAGCTATCGAAGATAAGAGGCACGAATTTTTCGGTAGATTTTATAGATGAAACGGCAGACCGGCAGGACCTGCCTGCGGGCAACAAAGCCCTTTCCAAGATTGTTATCAAAAATGGCAGCAATGAAGTACAGGACCTCTTTGTGCTGCACCACAGTTATTTTGACCGTACTTACCCTATAGGGCCCATGCCGGTGGCGGCAAACAGTACGCTTATTACAAAATCGCTGCGCCTGGACAGTATATCCGAATATGGTAATTCCGAATCGAACCCTTTACCCATAAGGCATGCCTTTAGCTATAACCAGACCCCTATGCCGGCCAGGCTTTCTTTTGCCAAGGACTGGTGGGGTTACGCCAATTATAATACTTTTGAGGGTTCGCTGATACCGCCCTATGTTACCGGTACCAATATATTGCTTGCGGGGGCCAACCGGAAACCGAATTTCGACCGGACTGTTGCAGGTATCTTAACCGCTATCCGGCTGCCAACAGGCGGTACGGTCAACTATGAATATGAGCCCAATACGACGGCTTCCCCGGTAGAGCAGGCTTCCCTGCCACAGGAGCAGTTAATGACCGTTGACCAGATGATACAGTTGCCGGAGCCGGGCTCTAGTACAATCGGCAATATGGTTACTAAATCCTTCACCATCAATGTACCACCGAATGCGACCCTGAATAATAACCAGGGGGGCGTTATTGCAACCATCAGCTGCTATCCCAATGCGCCTAACCCCACACCGGGAAGTAACAATGCTGTGTATGGAACCCCATATTATACGCTCAGCAAAACGTCCAATATACCCGGGGTTGCCGGTGGCTCTTATAGTGGCTCCTGGCAGGCAGGCGGTGCCTTTGGGGTTTACCTTCCCAATGGCAATTATACCATGACCTATAACAATAACGGCTATATTCCCCCTACGGCTAATGCAGCAGAAGGGGAGCCGCCGGGCGGGCAATTTGTCTACTTTAATGTAAGTTACAATGTACCAGACCCCAATGCCCCTTTCCCCAATTACGGGCTTGCAGGTGTGAGGGTAAAATCGATTACCACCCTTGACCCCTATTCCAAGATGACCCAGAAACGGAGGTTCCGTTACCATGATCCTGTAACGGATTCTTCCTATGGCGTGTATATTGGTAATGCCCGTAATTCATTTTGGGAAGTTTCACAGAATGGCCAATGGATTGTACGCAACGGCAGCTTCAATATGCCGGGCCAAGGGAATGTTTCAAACAGCATTGTATACCCCAAAGTAATGGAAGAGGTATCGGACAATGGGGTTACCTACCGTACGGAACATTATTACTCCTGCCGTACGATACCCTCTTACCCTACCGGGTTCCCGCTGGCGCCGCCGCTGGATTTTGCTACCTCGAGGGGTAATGAGGAAAAGACGGTTATGGATAAGTACACCGGAAGCGGCTTTGTGCCGGCTGCCGTAAAGATCCAGAAGTGGAATGATACCGGTGTAAGCCTGTCGAACGGCACCGCATTTTCGCATCCGATACAGGCCATGAAATGTTCTGCCACATCGTACGATGTAGCGCTGGTAATACAGCAGGGGTTTGCGCCGCCAATTGTGGGTGTTTATGACATTGCCATAGGCAACCGGCTTTACCTCGATGCGGATTCTACCATTACCTATGACCTGAACAATGCCAACAATAAAATTACGGAGTGGCATGACTATAAATACGGGGACTATAACCTGCAACCTATTGTTGTAAGGAGCGGTAACAGTGACGGAAGCGTGAACATCCAGAAGAACTATTATGCCACCGATGTGCCGGAAACCAATACCGTCATCAATGCAAACCCGATAGCGCAGATGGTTAGCAGCAACCGGATTACCATGCCGCTGGGTACCAAACAGTTTAAGGACGCACAACTGCTGAGCCAGCAATACAGCTATACCCGTTTCGATGGCAGCAAGCTATTGGTGGACAGTATGCGCCAGTCGTTACTGAACAGCGACCCTGAAACAGAAATAAAGGTATTGCAATACGACGATGCCACGAACCCTTTAAGCATAGAGATGCGGGGCAACAAATACCGGAAGTATATCTGGAACAAAGCAAAGGGATTACCGATTGCCACGGCTATGGTACCTAAAGGAAATGCAGCCTTTGCCTTTACCTCTTTTGAATACCCGGGTGAATATACCTGGACCGAAAGCAGCCGCAGCCCTTATGGCGCCTTTGCAGGTAATTACTTTTATGACCTGCATGGCGGCCCTGTTACCTGCCCCGATTTTTATGCCGATGGCGGTGTGGATGTGTATGTATGGGCGGCCTATAACGGCGATGTAAAGGTCAACAACCTACCCATGCAAAGTACGGGGCGGACGAATGGCAGCTGGACGCTGTATACCCGGCATATAGACGCATCGGATACCCACCCATTTGGTTATTTTACAACATTGGTCATTTCCGGCACTGCATTTATAGACAACCTGGTGGCATTGCCTACAGGCAGCGTATTCCAGGGCAATGTGTACGATAACAGCAACAGGGTTACGGCAGTGGTGAACGAACAGATAGCCACCAGCTTTTATGAATATGATGCCTATGGCAGGCTGAAAAGCGTAAAAGACGAGCAGGGCAACCTTATCAAATCAACTTCTTATCAATACCAGGGCACTAATAACTAG
- a CDS encoding DUF6443 domain-containing protein — translation MNNNNPFLNIALVATLAFSLVTSDVNAQVAPTANIPVTVGSNPAVLYPGIKNLVNTGQFNYVRTFIPDQPLSNIPSGSNYYRQATDYVDGLGRPLQTVGRKAHARGNDLVGVYVYDSMGRETYQYQPFAGPTGPLVFNGSYGTIKFNDSTQMRKFYEEAGNDEQPFNQTVFEPSPLGRIIKSMPPGGGGVGSSKGTTYNYITNTNWSYNNGLNVYVLTGGFPIWTIANTPGALPVNTGQYAQGQLHITIVTDADGKSSMEVKDKQGKVVMKMVNLTQNAWGATRPSDYAYTIYVYDDLGRVRCVLPPEAVKPTGTTGNFTWTAITQQVMDGLCFSYVYDYRGRVIEKKIPGKDVEYFVYDKRDRMVFSQDGNLRQINKWQFTGYDAMDRPLWTGIYGIAGTPETRVTLQAIMDGTQSYSMPSLFYYLKQYDMIDVSPVSIANCDMLSYTNYDHYGDDMPGFIAGEFTDMIPANNVLAVPSNVTYIARGLPTKSALRVLDPQTGLTGQWMYKAVYYDAKARPIQTNETNIIGGFDVNSHVYYFQGQLYKNKLRHHDTSAVAIPGTNDGIYYDYTVVNTFERNFGIGGKGNDLVKKHTQKINDGPDYELSGYEYDHLGRNTLKQWTAGLNLQEYNMGGMMNHIAFRKYNQDTVFNENLYYHNGFASRLYNGNIAGITWWGKDHVKRAYGYTYDNLNRLTHAEFNQYNGGWNKTGGVDFTASNITYDLNGNILTMNQMGRLPGAASSIPMDILAYKYAPGSNQLFNVKDGVAPAVTAALPDFKDDGNNNANTVEEYRYDKNGNLVWDLNKKISAIRYNHLNKPSRITVDGKGTINYTYDAAGNRIRKVMVDAVTAATEQWDYVGNFVYKNRELQYILNDEGRARPIAAGHAEYAAVPDGEWQTKFVYDYFVKDHLGNVRSTINSKPNAYPYLAMHNISTANIENLIFDNITAVRDTKPGSTDPDDMAARLNGAELDRRIGTAIMLQTNPGDRFTINVNAFYDGDYGQHDAPVSPNEMMESLMGTLLRGSTIGPKGMPVEKLPDNQAMIRSIFANPALAGQVDQIINQNNNKDAPKAHLNYLWFNDKMQLQADLSGSVQVAQLPNNWNVLTPMDGNSSSSWGTVSDPGIVSPGVGTLIVYIDNQSIGKDVWFDNLSLNMYTSEVTEEDHYYPFGLTVNMFTNTGVAANPYKYQGITLEKHFGLETYETFFRGLDPQLGRFNSIDPKAATNTSISPYAAMENNPVLFTDVLGDSVNVAGLYEKNKDGSFVNPKAVKAFEIFASTDNGKAYLLDHAQAGFSLQGEIVCDLNIQATEEGKSSQGGVDVNYTLGDIKQDNGGAATSSDYTKGTFGKKDGGRLKTSFVFPRAFKFVQKYSDENDETMYNVAKVTHETFLHGMINEKKYFSNVSKFTFGYGDHSDDVFNGSFMEKKGLPTLINAQKILLKTNGGSGMSIENIKKMLDGGRGTDGQIKK, via the coding sequence ATGAACAACAACAATCCCTTTTTAAATATAGCGCTGGTTGCAACCCTGGCTTTCTCTTTAGTAACCTCTGATGTAAATGCGCAGGTGGCGCCTACGGCCAATATCCCGGTTACGGTGGGCAGCAACCCTGCCGTACTATATCCGGGTATCAAAAACCTGGTCAATACCGGACAGTTCAATTATGTAAGGACCTTCATACCCGACCAGCCTTTATCCAATATACCTTCCGGCAGTAATTATTACCGGCAGGCTACCGATTATGTGGACGGACTGGGAAGGCCGCTGCAAACCGTGGGCCGCAAGGCACATGCGCGCGGCAACGACCTGGTAGGCGTATATGTATATGACAGTATGGGCAGGGAAACCTACCAGTACCAGCCCTTTGCAGGGCCAACGGGGCCACTGGTGTTTAATGGTTCTTATGGCACCATCAAATTTAACGACAGCACACAGATGCGGAAGTTCTATGAAGAGGCGGGTAATGATGAACAACCCTTTAATCAGACAGTCTTCGAACCTTCGCCATTGGGCAGGATCATAAAAAGCATGCCGCCAGGTGGCGGTGGTGTGGGCAGTAGTAAAGGCACGACCTATAATTATATAACCAATACCAACTGGTCTTATAACAACGGCCTGAATGTATATGTGCTTACAGGCGGGTTCCCTATCTGGACCATTGCCAATACTCCGGGTGCATTGCCTGTAAACACAGGGCAGTATGCACAGGGACAATTGCACATTACTATTGTGACGGATGCAGATGGGAAAAGCTCGATGGAGGTAAAAGACAAGCAGGGCAAGGTGGTGATGAAAATGGTAAACCTTACCCAGAATGCTTGGGGTGCTACCCGGCCTTCGGACTATGCCTATACCATTTATGTGTATGACGACCTGGGAAGGGTACGCTGCGTGCTGCCACCCGAAGCAGTTAAACCCACCGGCACTACCGGAAACTTTACCTGGACAGCTATTACCCAACAGGTAATGGATGGTCTCTGTTTTTCCTATGTGTATGACTACCGTGGCAGGGTGATTGAAAAGAAGATACCCGGCAAGGACGTAGAATATTTTGTGTATGACAAAAGGGACCGGATGGTATTTTCGCAGGACGGCAACCTCAGGCAAATCAATAAATGGCAGTTTACCGGATACGATGCCATGGACCGCCCCTTATGGACCGGTATTTACGGCATAGCCGGAACGCCGGAGACAAGGGTAACGCTACAGGCCATTATGGATGGTACACAGAGCTATAGTATGCCTTCGCTCTTTTATTACCTGAAACAGTATGATATGATAGATGTGAGCCCGGTGAGCATCGCTAACTGTGATATGCTGAGCTATACCAATTACGACCATTATGGCGATGATATGCCCGGCTTTATTGCAGGTGAGTTTACCGATATGATCCCTGCCAATAATGTACTGGCGGTGCCATCGAATGTAACTTATATCGCCAGGGGCTTGCCTACCAAATCGGCGCTGCGCGTACTCGACCCGCAGACAGGGCTTACGGGCCAATGGATGTATAAGGCCGTTTATTATGATGCCAAGGCAAGGCCGATACAGACCAATGAAACGAATATTATTGGCGGATTTGACGTTAACAGCCATGTCTATTACTTCCAGGGGCAGCTTTACAAGAATAAATTAAGGCACCACGATACCTCTGCCGTGGCGATACCCGGCACCAACGACGGTATTTATTACGACTATACGGTTGTCAATACCTTTGAGCGTAATTTCGGTATAGGCGGCAAAGGCAACGACCTGGTAAAGAAGCATACCCAAAAGATCAATGACGGGCCCGATTATGAACTCTCCGGTTACGAATACGACCACCTGGGCCGCAATACCCTGAAACAGTGGACTGCGGGGCTGAACCTGCAGGAATACAATATGGGCGGTATGATGAACCATATTGCCTTCCGCAAATATAACCAGGATACGGTTTTCAACGAAAACCTGTATTACCACAATGGTTTTGCCAGCAGGCTGTATAACGGCAATATTGCAGGTATTACCTGGTGGGGAAAAGACCATGTGAAAAGGGCCTATGGTTATACCTACGATAACCTGAACCGCCTGACACATGCAGAGTTTAACCAGTATAACGGTGGCTGGAACAAGACAGGCGGTGTGGATTTTACGGCATCCAATATTACCTACGACCTGAACGGCAATATCCTTACCATGAACCAGATGGGAAGGCTGCCGGGAGCTGCCTCGTCCATACCAATGGATATACTGGCCTATAAGTATGCACCTGGCAGCAACCAGCTCTTTAATGTGAAGGACGGGGTTGCACCTGCTGTAACGGCTGCACTGCCTGACTTCAAGGACGATGGCAACAACAATGCCAATACGGTAGAGGAATACCGATATGACAAGAACGGTAACCTGGTCTGGGACCTCAACAAGAAGATTAGCGCCATCAGGTACAACCACCTCAACAAGCCAAGCAGGATCACCGTGGATGGCAAAGGCACCATTAACTATACCTATGATGCTGCGGGTAACAGGATACGCAAAGTAATGGTGGATGCAGTGACGGCAGCCACGGAGCAATGGGATTACGTGGGCAACTTTGTGTATAAGAACAGGGAGCTGCAATATATACTCAACGACGAAGGCCGCGCCAGGCCGATAGCCGCAGGGCATGCCGAATATGCTGCGGTACCGGATGGGGAGTGGCAGACCAAATTTGTGTATGATTATTTTGTGAAGGACCATTTGGGTAATGTGCGCAGCACTATCAACTCGAAGCCCAATGCCTACCCCTATCTTGCCATGCACAATATATCGACGGCAAACATAGAGAACCTGATCTTCGACAACATCACCGCTGTACGCGATACCAAACCCGGCAGCACCGACCCCGATGATATGGCGGCCAGGCTGAATGGTGCGGAGCTGGACAGGCGCATCGGCACTGCTATTATGCTGCAGACCAATCCGGGCGACCGTTTCACCATTAATGTGAATGCTTTTTATGACGGCGATTACGGCCAGCACGATGCACCGGTATCGCCCAACGAAATGATGGAATCGCTGATGGGTACTTTGCTGCGTGGCAGCACCATAGGCCCCAAAGGCATGCCGGTAGAAAAGCTGCCCGACAACCAGGCCATGATACGGAGCATTTTTGCAAACCCTGCACTGGCAGGACAGGTAGACCAGATCATTAACCAGAACAATAACAAGGACGCACCGAAAGCACATTTAAACTATCTTTGGTTTAATGATAAGATGCAGCTGCAGGCCGACCTGAGCGGATCGGTACAGGTAGCACAGCTGCCCAATAACTGGAATGTACTCACACCTATGGATGGCAACAGTAGCAGCAGCTGGGGTACGGTTAGCGATCCGGGTATTGTATCGCCGGGGGTGGGTACGCTCATCGTTTATATCGATAACCAGAGTATTGGAAAGGATGTATGGTTCGATAACCTGTCGCTGAATATGTACACCAGTGAGGTGACGGAGGAGGATCATTATTATCCGTTTGGGTTGACGGTGAATATGTTTACGAATACTGGGGTGGCGGCGAATCCGTATAAATATCAGGGGATAACTCTTGAAAAGCATTTTGGGTTGGAGACCTATGAGACTTTTTTTAGGGGGCTTGATCCGCAGTTAGGTAGATTTAATTCAATTGATCCGAAAGCAGCTACCAATACTTCTATTTCACCTTATGCGGCTATGGAAAATAATCCAGTATTGTTTACTGATGTATTAGGAGACAGTGTCAATGTTGCCGGATTATATGAAAAAAACAAAGATGGTAGCTTTGTGAACCCCAAAGCTGTTAAAGCTTTTGAAATCTTCGCTTCAACAGATAATGGGAAGGCATATTTGCTTGACCATGCACAAGCAGGTTTTTCATTACAAGGTGAGATTGTTTGTGATTTAAATATTCAAGCTACAGAGGAAGGTAAATCTAGTCAGGGAGGTGTAGATGTAAATTATACTTTAGGTGATATAAAACAAGATAATGGAGGGGCCGCCACATCTTCTGATTATACTAAAGGGACTTTTGGGAAAAAAGATGGAGGAAGGTTAAAAACCTCTTTTGTTTTTCCAAGAGCATTTAAATTTGTTCAAAAATATTCCGACGAAAATGATGAGACCATGTATAACGTTGCAAAGGTTACCCATGAAACATTTCTACATGGGATGATAAACGAAAAGAAGTATTTCAGCAATGTAAGTAAATTTACATTTGGATATGGTGACCATTCAGATGACGTTTTTAATGGATCTTTCATGGAAAAGAAAGGATTACCGACTCTAATAAATGCACAGAAAATTCTTTTAAAAACAAATGGAGGAAGCGGTATGTCTATTGAAAACATCAAGAAAATGTTAGATGGTGGTAGAGGTACTGATGGTCAAATAAAAAAATAA
- a CDS encoding abortive infection system antitoxin AbiGi family protein gives MQRSYDSLFHFTTNIDVLISILKKKFKGSYCREEFRYGDQTIEQFVPKISFCDIPEGTLDIYKNYGGYAIGLSKEWAKSKGLNPVLYVESHSLLAKSLIDAYNGNRRALDFLGATAEAIWASWRRSEDDVLKSPIKIDLQQAEESYQHVKDTLMAVNYNQYSLCYIKPYEADLERQEGLIENYRFYDEREWCFVPDFKIFLEKYNIVRPQYLEWRGNGNSKPLLDELMLDFEYDDVSELLVASVEDLEDLSDMIDTLPDEYFKETLGKSRLKSKIRISD, from the coding sequence ATGCAAAGATCTTATGATTCCTTATTTCATTTCACTACAAACATAGATGTCCTTATTTCTATATTGAAGAAAAAATTCAAGGGAAGCTATTGTAGGGAAGAATTTAGATATGGAGATCAGACCATTGAGCAGTTTGTACCAAAAATATCTTTTTGCGATATTCCGGAGGGTACTTTGGATATATATAAGAATTATGGTGGTTATGCTATCGGGCTAAGTAAGGAATGGGCCAAAAGCAAAGGACTAAATCCCGTGCTTTATGTGGAAAGCCATTCACTGTTAGCTAAATCGTTGATCGATGCTTATAACGGTAACAGGCGTGCTTTGGATTTTCTTGGCGCAACTGCTGAAGCAATATGGGCATCGTGGAGGCGATCGGAAGACGATGTTCTGAAATCCCCCATAAAGATTGATCTCCAACAAGCTGAGGAATCCTACCAACACGTTAAGGATACACTCATGGCGGTCAATTATAACCAATATTCGCTTTGCTATATAAAACCCTACGAAGCTGATTTGGAGAGGCAAGAGGGATTAATTGAAAATTATCGCTTTTATGATGAGCGAGAGTGGTGCTTTGTTCCAGATTTTAAAATATTCCTTGAAAAATATAATATTGTTCGTCCTCAGTACCTTGAGTGGCGTGGCAATGGGAATTCCAAACCATTGTTGGATGAATTGATGTTGGATTTCGAGTATGACGATGTTTCCGAACTGTTAGTGGCAAGCGTAGAGGATCTGGAGGATCTTTCCGATATGATAGACACACTACCTGACGAATATTTTAAAGAAACCCTTGGTAAAAGTAGATTAAAATCGAAAATTAGAATTTCTGATTAG
- a CDS encoding HDIG domain-containing protein — protein sequence MVLSVLIITTFLPKQPRFRYEFEKGTIWKNKDLISPFSFAILKTNPQVIIDKKDALDNVLPIYKLNKDLFNVVEEAYLNEFDVKWRTNTFPESENAINKQTSVKLLKTIYDKGIVAINLKHQKGNSGNYDFSLLNNNISKTVNTQDVFTVQTALEYFKNNFNSTNQKEKDVVVNLVEDHLQPNIVFDEKLTAVVQTSTVNSLSTTRGMVQKGELIISKDNVVDDEAYQKLLSFKEAYEAQTKTIGDSTVVYFGQILLVGFIVSLLMVFLRLFRKDIFADNRQLSLILLVITTMLLALTWAIKLDLPSIYYIPFCIVPIIIRILFDTRLALYLHLLVVLISGFFVPNSFEFVFYQVTSGMVAIYSIRNLIKREQLLLSALFILSAYFVAFVGISLLREGSFAQVAWLNFVPFIISVLLSLLAYPLIYAFEKMFGITSDVALIELTNTNNKLLRELAFKAPGTFQHSLQVANLAEAAIFKIGGNSLLVRAGALYHDIGKIENPQYFIENQNTALSPHDKLPYEQSAQIIIKHVHKGIEITRRHQLPESVIDFIRTHHGNTRVDYFYQSFLKNSPEKFVDENIFRYPGPIPFSKETGVLMLADSVEAASRSLKNPDAQSINDLVERIISYKLEQNQLDNCDITLKDIETIKLIFKTMLMSIYHVRIDYQQTL from the coding sequence ATGGTGCTTTCAGTGTTGATTATAACTACATTTTTACCCAAACAACCACGTTTTAGATACGAATTTGAAAAGGGCACCATCTGGAAAAATAAAGACCTGATTTCCCCATTTAGTTTTGCCATTTTAAAAACTAATCCTCAGGTTATTATAGATAAAAAAGATGCGCTTGATAATGTTTTGCCTATTTATAAGCTAAACAAAGATTTGTTTAATGTTGTGGAGGAAGCTTATTTGAACGAATTTGACGTTAAATGGCGAACCAACACTTTTCCTGAAAGTGAAAATGCAATCAATAAGCAAACCTCTGTTAAATTACTTAAAACTATATACGATAAAGGGATCGTTGCTATAAATTTAAAGCATCAGAAAGGAAATTCGGGTAATTACGACTTCTCGTTGTTAAATAATAATATCTCAAAAACCGTAAACACGCAGGATGTTTTTACGGTACAAACAGCCCTGGAGTATTTTAAAAACAATTTTAATTCAACAAATCAAAAAGAAAAGGATGTTGTGGTAAATCTGGTTGAGGACCATTTACAGCCTAATATTGTTTTTGATGAGAAATTGACCGCTGTGGTGCAGACCAGTACAGTGAATAGCTTGTCTACTACAAGAGGGATGGTACAGAAGGGGGAGCTGATTATATCTAAGGATAATGTGGTGGATGATGAGGCCTATCAGAAGTTGCTGTCATTTAAAGAGGCTTATGAGGCTCAAACCAAGACTATAGGAGATAGTACAGTGGTTTATTTTGGGCAAATCTTATTGGTTGGCTTTATTGTAAGCTTGTTGATGGTATTTCTGAGGTTATTCAGGAAAGATATTTTTGCAGATAACAGACAGTTGTCTTTGATCCTATTGGTCATTACTACTATGTTGCTGGCACTAACCTGGGCCATTAAACTAGATCTGCCTAGTATATATTACATTCCTTTTTGTATTGTCCCCATTATTATCCGTATATTATTTGATACGCGTCTTGCGCTTTACCTGCATTTGCTGGTAGTGCTCATTTCGGGTTTCTTTGTACCAAACAGTTTTGAGTTTGTGTTTTATCAGGTTACTTCGGGGATGGTCGCTATTTATAGTATCCGAAATTTGATTAAGCGGGAGCAGCTACTCTTATCTGCCTTATTTATCCTTTCTGCTTACTTTGTGGCTTTTGTTGGGATTTCCTTATTGCGTGAGGGATCTTTTGCGCAGGTAGCCTGGCTTAATTTCGTGCCGTTCATTATTAGTGTACTTCTTTCTTTATTGGCATATCCGCTTATCTATGCTTTTGAAAAGATGTTTGGTATTACTTCAGATGTGGCTTTAATTGAGTTAACAAATACCAATAATAAATTGTTAAGGGAGCTGGCTTTTAAAGCTCCGGGAACTTTTCAGCACTCCTTGCAGGTGGCGAACCTTGCCGAAGCGGCTATATTTAAAATCGGGGGGAACTCTTTATTGGTTAGGGCAGGGGCATTGTATCATGATATCGGGAAGATAGAGAACCCACAATATTTTATAGAGAACCAGAATACAGCCTTGAGTCCGCATGATAAGCTGCCTTATGAGCAAAGTGCTCAGATCATCATAAAGCACGTTCATAAAGGTATAGAAATTACGAGGAGACATCAATTACCAGAAAGTGTGATTGATTTTATCAGAACACACCATGGAAATACAAGGGTGGATTATTTTTATCAGTCGTTTTTAAAGAATTCTCCTGAAAAATTTGTTGACGAAAATATTTTTAGGTACCCCGGACCGATTCCTTTTTCTAAGGAAACAGGTGTTTTAATGTTGGCAGATTCGGTCGAAGCTGCGTCCAGAAGTCTCAAAAATCCGGATGCTCAGAGCATAAATGATCTGGTTGAACGGATCATTAGCTATAAATTGGAACAAAATCAATTAGATAATTGCGATATCACCTTAAAAGATATTGAAACTATAAAGTTGATTTTCAAGACGATGCTGATGAGCATTTATCATGTGCGAATAGATTATCAACAAACTCTGTAA